In Carya illinoinensis cultivar Pawnee chromosome 6, C.illinoinensisPawnee_v1, whole genome shotgun sequence, a single genomic region encodes these proteins:
- the LOC122313152 gene encoding actin cytoskeleton-regulatory complex protein PAN1-like, with translation MASAQNQAPNVDLFDAYFRRADLDRDGRISGTEAVSFFQGSGLSKQVLAQVWAIANQSQSGFLGRTEFYNALKLVTVAQSKRDLTPEIVKAALYGPASTKIPAPHIHFTAMPAPQVNSSAAATTTQVGTVTSMPSPNLGFRGPQVPPNAGVQQQHFTSEGSQLMRPPQGLPTGGTVTGLRPPNSSISSDWVGGRAGAASPGSASQVPSSGMGPSTTHDGFGLATSGSTAALPPRSQATSGMNTSGNGFSSHSVFGGDAFSATPSQPKQGSSAPTVPAGNLQVSSTFVPVSVGTQPPVRPNTHDSLQSRLMQPVGGQLPQVQSLVNQNQKLSTQTTASSSAGISMGAESSASSPSQLAWPRMTPTDVQKYTKVFMEVDKDKDGRITGEEARNLFLSWGLPRDVLKQVWDLSDQDNDSMLSHREFCIALYLMERYREGRPPPAVLPSNIMFDLPIPGQPMTNYTNAAWRPPSGFQQQQGMPSSGARHITTAAAAKPPRPVPVPQAEGSQANQQKSKVPVLEKHLVNQLSTEEQNSLNSRFQEATEADKKVGELEKEMLESRQKIEFYRVKMQELVLYKSRCDNRLNEITERTSADKREVESLAKKYEEKYKQVGDVASKLTIEEATFRDLQDKKMDLYQAIVKMEQDGSADGVLQVRADHIQSDLDKLVKALNERCKTYGLRAKPTTLTELPFGWQPGVQQGAADWDEDWDKFEDEGFTLVKELTLDVQNVIAPPREKFKSARNEKASTIDSPTAASLPDADIKPEKPPIMDEQAVENGLAHNISEEDSAKSAPNSPAVRSAISSPPRVFPDFNFDKAIDADASPRDKDYQSDHGGAGSVFSGDKSFDEPTWGFDTNDDVDSVWGLPPISTSKGTDLERNGDNYFFGSGEFGLNPIRTDSPQAGGFFQKKSAFSFDDSVPSTPLFNSSNSPHNYDGLGPSFDSFSRFDSFNTQDSGFFAPRETLARFDSVRSSRDSDQGHGLPSFDDSDPFGTGPFRTSLESQTPRTSDNWSAF, from the exons GTATGGGCAATTGCTAACCAGAGCCAGAGTGGTTTCCTTGGTCGGACAGAGTTCTATAATGCCCTTAAACTTGTTACTGTGGCACAGAGTAAACGAGACCTAACCCCCGAAATAGTGAAGGCAGCATTATATGGGCCGGCTTCAACAAAAATACCCGCACCCCATATCCATTTTACTGCCATGCCTGCTCCTCAGGTCAATTCTTCTGCAGCAGCAACCACCACTCAGGTTGGTACTGTTACTTCAATGCCCTCCCCCAATCTTGGGTTCAGGGGACCGCAAGTACCTCCAAATGCAGGTGTACAGCAGCAGCATTTTACTTCAGAAGGAAGTCAGTTGATGAGGCCTCCACAAGGATTACCAACCGGAGGTACTGTTACTGGGCTTCGCCCTCCAAACTCAAGCATTTCAAGTGATTGGGTAGGTGGAAGGGCAGGTGCAGCTTCACCAGGAAGTGCCTCACAAGTCCCATCCAGTGGAATGGGTCCCTCAACAACTCATGACGGATTTGGACTGGCAACATCTGGGTCAACTGCTGCATTGCCGCCTAGATCACAGGCTACATCTGgaatgaatacatctggaaacgGGTTTTCTTCTCACTCAGTTTTCGGAGGTGATGCTTTTTCGGCTACCCCATCTCAACCAAAGCAAGGTTCTTCTGCACCTACGGTTCCTGCAGGCAATTTGCAGGTCTCATCAACCTTTGTCCCAGTATCTGTGGGGACCCAGCCTCCTGTTAGGCCAAACACTCATGATTCTTTGCAGAGTCGACTAATGCAACCTGTTGGTGGTCAGCTCCCACAGGTCCAGTCACTTGTGAATCAGAACCAGAAGCTTTCAACACAGACTACTGCATCTAGTTCAGCTGGAATATCAATGGGAGCTGAGAGTTCTGCTTCCAGTCCGTCCCAGCTGGCATGGCCTAGGATGACTCCGACTGATGTTCAGAAGTATACCAAAGTATTCATGGAAGTAGACAAAGACAAAGATGGGAGAATCACCGGTGAAGAAGCCCGCAATTTATTTCTGAGTTGGGGACTGCCCAGAG ATGTTTTAAAGCAGGTGTGGGACTTATCTGATCAGGATAATGATAGCATGCTTTCTCACAGGGAGTTCTGTATTGCTCTGTATTTGATGGAGCGGTATAGAGAAGGACGTCCTCCTCCAGCAGTGCTTCCAAGCAACATTATGTTTGATTTACCGATCCCAGGGCAACCTATGACCAACTACACCAATGCAGCATGGCGACCTCCATCTG GTTTTCAACAACAGCAAGGGATGCCTAGTTCTGGTGCTCGGCACATAACAACTGCTGCTGCAGCAAAGCCTCCAAGGCCAGTTCCTGTTCCCCAGGCTGAAGGGTCACAGGCCAATCAGCAGAAGTCTAAAGTTCCAGTGTTGGAGAAGCACCTCGTAAATCAGCTCAGTACAGAGGAGCAGAACTCGCTCAACTCAAGGTTCCAAGAAGCAACTGAGGCTGATAAAAAG GTAGGAGAACTGGAGAAGGAAATGCTGGAATCTAGACAGAAAATTGAGTTTTACCGTGTTAAAATGCAGGAACTT GTTCTATACAAGAGCAGATGTGACAATCGCCTTAATGAGATCACTGAAAGGACATCTGCCGATAAACGTGAG GTTGAGTCCCTGGCCAAGAAATATGAAGAGAAATACAAGCAAGTTGGTGATGTAGCCTCCAAGTTAACCATTGAAGAAGCTACATTTCGTGATTTACAG GACAAGAAAATGGATCTATATCAGGCAATTGTCAAGATGGAACAGGATGGTAGTGCTGACGGTGTACTCCAG GTCCGTGCTGATCATATCCAATCAGATCTTGATAAGCTAGTGAAAGCTCTAAATGAGCGTTGTAAGACATATGGGTTACGTGCAAAACCAACAACATTAACTGAGCTTCCATTCG GCTGGCAACCTGGTGTCCAACAAGGTGCTGCTGACTGGGATGAAGATTGGGATAAGTTTGAAGATGAAG GGTTCACTTTGGTCAAGGAGCTCACATTGGATGTCCAAAATGTTATAGCACCTCCAAGGGAGAAATTTAAATCAGCTAGGAATGAAAAGGCCTCCACAATTGATAGCCCAACAGCCGCTTCTTTGCCCGATGCTGATATCAAGCCAGAAAAACCTCCAATTATGGATGAACAGGCTGTTGAAAATGGATTGGCACATAATATAAGTGAAGAGGACTCCGCAAAAAGTGCTCCTAACAGTCCAGCAGTGAGGAGTGCTATTTCAAGTCCACCTAGGGTATTTCCAGATTTTAACTTTGACAAGGCAATAGATGCAGATGCCTCACCCCGTGATAAAGATTATCAAAG CGATCATGGTGGTGCTGGGTCTGTGTTTTCTGGTGATAAGAGTTTTGATGAACCAACTTGGGGATTTGACACTAATGATGATGTTGACTCAGTCTGGGGCCTTCCTCCAATCAGTACTTCCAAG GGGACGGATCTTGAAAGAAATGGAGATAACTATTTCTTTGGATCTGGGGAGTTTGGTCTAAATCCTATCAGAACGGACTCACCGCAGGCTGGTGGCTTTTTCCAGAAGAAGAGTGCATTCAGTTTTGACGATTCTGTTCCTAGCACACCACTCTTCAATTCAAGCAATTCACCACATAATTACGATGGATTAGGACCCTCTTTTGACAGTTTCTCAAGATTTGATTCTTTCAACACACAAGACAGTGGATTTTTCGCTCCGCGGGAAACATTGGCACGATTTGATTCAGTTCGCAGCAGTAGAGACTCTGATCAGGGTCATGGATTACCATCCTTTGACGACTCAGACCCTTTTGGAACTGGGCCATTTAGAACGTCACTGGAGAGTCAAACTCCTAGAACCTCAGATAATTGGAGTGCATTTTAG
- the LOC122313560 gene encoding amino acid transporter AVT3B-like has translation MGLDKGSSSNALREPPPPAREDTPLLGGPQALSSQSKTFANVFIAIVGAGVLGLPYSFKRTGWVMSLLMLFAVAVLTHHCMMLLVYTRRKLESLKEFSKIASFGDLGFTVCGPVGRFLVDILIILSQTGFCIGYLIFIGNTLADLMNSNPQILGLAPKSFYIWGCLPFQLGLSSIASLTHLAPLSIFADVVDLGAMGVVMFEDVLVFLKQMPALKAFGGLSVFFYGMGVAVYSFEGIGMVLPLESEMKDKDKFGRILALTMAFISLLYGGFGALGYLAFGEETQDMITANLGAGLVSTLVKLGLCVNLFFTLPIMMNPVYEIVERKFWDGAYCLWLRWLLVFLVSLVALLVPNFADFLSLVGSGVCCALGFVLPAVFHLLVFKEEMGWKGWCLDVGIVVLGIVLGVSGTWYALQAILSSKMY, from the coding sequence ATGGGGTTAGACAAAGGGTCGTCCTCTAATGCTTTGAGAGAGCCACCACCACCAGCCAGGGAGGACACACCGCTTCTGGGTGGACCACAAGCTTTGTCTTCACAATCCAAGACCTTTGCCAATGTTTTCATTGCTATTGTGGGGGCTGGCGTATTAGGCCTCCCCTACTCTTTCAAGCGCACCGGCTGGGTCATGAGCCTCCTCATGCTCTTCGCCGTGGCCGTTCTCACTCACCACTGCATGATGCTTCTGGTCTACACTCGCCGCAAGCTCGAATCCCTAAAAGAGTTCTCCAAGATTGCGTCTTTTGGCGATTTGGGTTTTACAGTTTGTGGCCCTGTCGGGAGATTTCTTGTTGACATTCTGATTATTTTATCCCAGACTGGTTTTTGTATTGGTTATCTAATTTTCATTGGCAATACTTTAGCCGATCTTATGAATTCGAACCCCCAAATTCTGGGGTTGGCGCCCAAGAGCTTTTACATATGGGGATGTTTGCCGTTTCAGCTGGGGTTGAGTTCGATAGCATCGTTGACCCATTTAGCTCCCTTGAGTATTTTTGCTGATGTGGTTGATCTTGGGGCTATGGGGGTGGTGATGTTTGAGGACGTGTTGGTTTTTCTGAAACAAATGCCTGCTCTGAAGGCATTTGGAGGTCTTTCCGTGTTCTTTTATGGTATGGGTGTGGCCGTTTATTCCTTTGAAGGGATTGGGATGGTTTTGCCATTAGAATCAGAGATGAAAGATAAGGACAAGTTTGGTAGAATTCTGGCCTTGACAATGGCTTTCATTTCCTTGCTTTATGGAGGATTTGGAGCTTTGGGTTACCTCGCTTTTGGGGAAGAAACACAGGACATGATCACAGCTAACTTGGGCGCAGGCTTGGTGAGCACGTTGGTTAAACTCGGTCTGTGTGTGAATCTGTTCTTCACCTTGCCTATAATGATGAACCCCGTTTATGAGATAGTGGAGAGGAAGTTTTGGGATGGCGCCTACTGCCTGTGGCTCAGGTGGTTGCTGGTTTTCTTGGTGAGTTTGGTGGCTTTGTTGGTCCCAAATTTTGCTGATTTCTTGTCTTTGGTGGGGAGTGGTGTTTGCTGTGCTTTGGGATTTGTTTTGCCTGCCGTGTTTCACCTGCTGGTGTTTAAGGAGGAGATGGGGTGGAAAGGATGGTGTTTGGATGTGGGGATTGTGGTTTTAGGAATTGTTCTTGGGGTTTCAGGAACTTGGTATGCTCTGCAAGCAATTCTCTCCTCAAAAATGTATTAA